The proteins below are encoded in one region of Gemmatimonadota bacterium:
- a CDS encoding N-acetyl-gamma-glutamyl-phosphate reductase, producing MIRLGIIGATGYTGMELYRLASRHPDIEIAFATSEQYTGQKLGEVFPRVDPDRDITLRSLDDIADEPAGVVCFCTPDGVAMDRVGAFLDRGVRVVDVSSDFRFDDPEVYTSWYNRPHTAPSLLDSAVYGIPELNRDRIRTADLVGNPGCYPTGVILGLAPLLEEGVIDARQIIVDAKSGVSGAGRGLKLRNLYVEVNDSITPYNIGHSHRHVGEIEQELSRFSNARPYVVFSPHLTPMSRGILATTYVNVKNGATHEGLAALYEQRYEGEPFIRLSQSGYPETRFVTWTNYCDLRVDRVDGSDLAIVTSAIDNLVKGAAGQALQNVNVMSGLDETTGLI from the coding sequence ATGATCAGACTGGGCATCATCGGCGCGACGGGATACACGGGCATGGAACTGTACCGGCTGGCGTCGCGTCATCCGGACATCGAGATCGCGTTCGCCACTTCGGAACAGTACACCGGCCAGAAACTCGGCGAGGTCTTTCCCCGGGTGGATCCGGACCGGGACATCACGCTGAGATCCCTGGACGACATTGCGGACGAACCCGCTGGCGTGGTCTGTTTCTGCACGCCGGACGGGGTGGCCATGGACCGGGTCGGCGCTTTTCTCGACCGGGGCGTGCGCGTCGTGGACGTCAGTTCCGATTTCCGCTTTGACGACCCGGAGGTGTATACGTCCTGGTACAATCGTCCGCACACCGCCCCGTCGCTCCTCGATTCCGCGGTCTACGGGATTCCCGAACTGAACCGGGACCGCATACGGACGGCCGATCTCGTGGGCAACCCCGGCTGCTATCCCACCGGCGTGATCCTCGGCCTGGCCCCGCTGCTCGAAGAGGGCGTGATAGACGCCAGGCAGATCATCGTGGACGCCAAGTCGGGCGTCAGCGGCGCCGGACGGGGCCTGAAGCTGCGGAATCTCTACGTGGAGGTGAACGACAGCATCACGCCGTACAACATCGGCCATTCGCACCGCCACGTGGGGGAAATCGAACAGGAACTGTCCAGGTTCTCCAACGCGCGGCCCTATGTCGTCTTTTCGCCCCACCTGACGCCCATGAGCCGGGGCATCCTGGCGACGACCTACGTAAACGTGAAGAACGGCGCGACCCATGAAGGCCTGGCGGCCCTGTACGAGCAGCGCTACGAAGGGGAGCCTTTCATCCGGCTGTCGCAGTCCGGCTATCCCGAGACGCGCTTCGTGACCTGGACGAACTACTGCGACCTGCGCGTCGACCGGGTGGACGGTTCGGACCTGGCCATTGTCACGTCCGCCATCGACAACCTGGTCAAGGGCGCCGCCGGCCAGGCACTGCAGAACGTGAACGTCATGAGCGGCCTGGACGAAACGACGGGGCTGATCTAG
- the argB gene encoding acetylglutamate kinase, which yields MAQNIVVKLGGATIEQDGVIEELAADLRDLPDVFPIIVHGGGAEIGRYLELLGKEFTFVNGLRVTDGDMVEIVEMVLSGKVNKELVSRFQHSGVNALGVSGKDMGLLRAEKYREDGVDIGFVGEIVEVNTTLFDLCASNHVTPVVSPISGGVNGETYNVNADHAALDIARAVACDDIVFISDVAGIHRSDGRPVRKLTPELADALIEAGEITGGMIPKVRSALECLSYGVRRARIIAWQGAGTLRKELASDESVFGTVVTTG from the coding sequence ATGGCACAAAACATCGTGGTAAAACTGGGCGGCGCGACGATCGAGCAGGACGGCGTGATCGAGGAGCTGGCCGCCGACCTTCGGGACCTGCCGGACGTTTTCCCGATCATCGTCCACGGCGGCGGTGCGGAGATCGGCCGGTACCTTGAGCTTCTCGGCAAGGAGTTCACCTTCGTGAACGGTCTTCGCGTCACGGACGGCGACATGGTCGAGATCGTGGAGATGGTCCTGTCGGGCAAGGTCAACAAGGAACTGGTCTCGCGCTTTCAGCACAGCGGAGTGAACGCCCTCGGCGTAAGCGGGAAGGACATGGGCCTGCTGCGGGCGGAGAAGTACCGGGAGGACGGCGTGGACATCGGCTTCGTGGGAGAGATCGTCGAGGTGAATACCACCCTCTTCGATCTCTGCGCGTCGAACCACGTCACGCCTGTGGTCTCCCCCATTTCGGGGGGCGTCAACGGGGAGACCTACAACGTCAACGCGGACCACGCCGCGCTGGACATCGCCCGGGCCGTGGCCTGCGACGACATCGTGTTCATTTCGGACGTGGCCGGCATCCACCGGTCCGACGGCCGGCCCGTTCGCAAGTTGACCCCCGAACTGGCCGACGCGCTGATCGAAGCGGGCGAGATCACGGGCGGGATGATTCCCAAGGTCCGCTCCGCCCTCGAGTGCCTGTCCTATGGCGTCCGACGCGCCCGCATCATCGCGTGGCAGGGGGCCGGAACGCTGCGGAAGGAATTGGCATCGGATGAAAGTGTTTTCGGAACGGTAGTGACGACCGGATAG
- a CDS encoding aspartate aminotransferase family protein has protein sequence MTTEEIIALEEQYIAPTYVRPPVVFDRGSGAYVYDLEGRRYLDFLGGIAVNSLGHGVPEIIGAVAQQSAKLMHISNLYHTEPHVKLAKLLVENAFPARIFFCNSGSESIEAALKFTRRWASEAGGEAKHEIVTFENAFHGRTYGAVSATAQPKYHEGFKPMLPGMVYLPLNEIEPLEEAISAERTAAVMVEPVQGEGGVNPAHVEFLRHLRRLCDERKVALIFDEIQCGLCRTGKLFAYQHHGIEPDVMTLAKPLAGGLPIGAVMMKSHIAEVLKPGMHGSTFGANPVACHVAHAVVSKMIDEGLADRALEMGGKLTAGLNALAKTHQDIKEVRGAGLLIGVEFEDKVGDIVNACRDAGLIVGTAGDNVLRCAPPLVIEQRHLDEALGILGGVLDAR, from the coding sequence ATGACTACCGAAGAGATCATCGCCCTGGAGGAACAGTACATCGCGCCGACCTACGTGCGTCCGCCCGTCGTGTTCGACCGGGGCAGCGGCGCTTACGTCTACGACCTCGAGGGCAGGCGGTATCTCGATTTCCTCGGCGGCATCGCGGTGAATTCCCTGGGCCACGGGGTACCGGAGATCATCGGCGCCGTGGCGCAGCAGTCCGCGAAGCTGATGCACATCTCCAACCTGTACCACACGGAACCCCACGTGAAGCTCGCGAAGCTGCTGGTGGAAAACGCCTTTCCGGCCAGGATCTTCTTCTGCAACAGCGGATCGGAGTCCATCGAGGCGGCCCTCAAGTTCACCCGCCGGTGGGCGTCCGAAGCGGGCGGCGAAGCCAAGCACGAGATCGTGACCTTCGAGAACGCGTTTCACGGCCGGACCTACGGCGCCGTCAGCGCCACGGCCCAGCCCAAGTACCACGAGGGGTTCAAGCCCATGCTGCCGGGGATGGTCTACCTGCCCCTCAACGAGATCGAGCCCCTCGAAGAGGCGATATCGGCGGAACGGACCGCGGCCGTGATGGTGGAGCCCGTCCAGGGAGAGGGCGGCGTGAACCCGGCGCACGTGGAATTCCTGCGGCATCTGCGCAGGTTGTGCGACGAACGCAAAGTCGCCCTGATCTTCGACGAAATCCAGTGCGGCCTGTGCCGCACGGGCAAGCTCTTCGCCTACCAGCACCACGGCATCGAGCCGGACGTCATGACCCTGGCCAAACCGCTGGCCGGCGGCCTGCCCATCGGCGCCGTCATGATGAAATCCCATATCGCCGAAGTCCTCAAGCCGGGCATGCACGGCTCCACTTTCGGGGCGAACCCGGTGGCCTGTCACGTGGCCCACGCCGTCGTCAGCAAGATGATCGATGAGGGGCTGGCGGACCGGGCCCTGGAAATGGGCGGCAAACTGACCGCCGGACTGAATGCCCTCGCTAAAACGCATCAGGACATCAAGGAGGTCCGGGGCGCGGGCCTGTTGATCGGCGTGGAATTCGAAGACAAGGTAGGTGACATCGTGAACGCGTGCCGGGACGCAGGCCTGATCGTGGGAACGGCCGGGGACAACGTGCTCCGCTGCGCGCCGCCCCTGGTGATCGAGCAGCGGCACTTGGACGAGGCGCTCGGGATCCTCGGCGGTGTGCTGGACGCGCGGTGA